The Carassius carassius chromosome 9, fCarCar2.1, whole genome shotgun sequence genome includes a region encoding these proteins:
- the LOC132148847 gene encoding tectonin beta-propeller repeat-containing protein 1-like, protein MAVYTPKRTKQRRPILLATPYQQDFNTWLSLLNESCCASRELGEHPSKQALWAVTCKGDVLVHEPSPILEAPAQYLPCDHLFWHQVPAHLLCVESNSLGVVWGIGYDHTAWVYTRGRVNIHAATRVPLSYLVWTLQVKYMLIWMLVC, encoded by the exons ATGGCTGTTTACACCCCAAAAAGAACCAAACAGAGACGCCCCATTTTACTGGCAACTCCTTATCAACAAGACTTCAACACATGG CTGTCTCTGTTGAACGAGTCATGTTGTGCGTCCAGGGAACTTGGAGAGCATCCATCCAAACAGGCCCTGTGGGCTGTGACGTGTAAAGGTGACGTCCTGGTGCATGAGCCGTCACCCATTCTGGAAGCCCCGGCGCAGTACTTACCCTGCGACCACTT GTTCTGGCATCAGGTTCCTGCTCATCTGCTCTGTGTGGAGTCTAACAGTCTGGGTGTGGTGTGGGGCATTGGTTACGATCACACCGCTTGGGTCTACACGAGGGGCAGGGTAAACATACACGCAGCTACCCGTGTCCCTCTCTCTTACTTAGTTTGGACCCTGCAAGTTaaatatatgctgatttggatgCTGGTGTGCTGA